One window of Candidatus Mycobacterium wuenschmannii genomic DNA carries:
- a CDS encoding alkaline phosphatase family protein, with protein sequence MHASICDVLPGAAALLGVREAADTLQLTDKVGDARRVVVLLVDGMGLHLLPELSSSAPLLASVLAGGAGRLDELVCTFPSTTPTSLASLGTGTAPGQHGLLGFTVNVPGTERVLAHIYWRDDPPPAEWQPVPTWFERLQRAGVDACAVLPTPFVGSGLTESAYRGARFCAVDHGDDYADAVNEQVATATGLLYAYTSALDTAAHLFGVGSTEWHAAGAYVDGLLTRLLESLPSDAALLVTADHGGLNVGERIDLDTDPRLSAGVRVVAGEPRVRYLHTEPGAATDVIAAWTELLDGKAEVLSRDNAVAAGLFGPVLPRHLARIGDVVVICSGDTAVLAGRREPPEVAQLVGLHGGPTPAEMAIPLISFHG encoded by the coding sequence GCCTCGATCTGCGACGTGCTGCCCGGTGCGGCCGCGCTGCTCGGGGTACGGGAGGCCGCGGATACGCTGCAACTGACCGACAAGGTCGGCGACGCGCGGCGGGTCGTCGTGCTGTTGGTCGACGGCATGGGCCTGCATCTGCTGCCCGAGTTGAGTTCGAGCGCACCACTTCTCGCGTCGGTACTGGCCGGCGGCGCGGGCCGGTTGGACGAACTGGTCTGTACCTTCCCATCGACGACGCCGACAAGTTTGGCGTCGCTGGGCACCGGGACCGCGCCGGGTCAGCACGGGCTGCTGGGTTTCACCGTCAACGTGCCCGGGACCGAGCGTGTGCTTGCCCATATCTATTGGCGCGACGATCCGCCGCCCGCCGAATGGCAGCCCGTCCCAACCTGGTTCGAGCGCCTCCAGCGCGCCGGCGTCGACGCCTGCGCGGTGCTGCCCACACCGTTCGTCGGCAGCGGGCTGACCGAGTCGGCCTATCGTGGAGCGCGGTTCTGCGCGGTCGACCACGGCGACGACTACGCGGACGCGGTAAACGAACAAGTCGCCACCGCAACGGGATTGCTGTACGCCTATACCTCCGCCCTGGACACCGCGGCGCATCTGTTCGGCGTCGGGTCGACGGAGTGGCACGCCGCCGGAGCCTATGTGGACGGGCTGTTGACCAGGCTGCTGGAGTCGTTGCCGTCGGACGCCGCCCTGCTCGTCACCGCCGACCACGGCGGACTGAACGTGGGTGAGCGGATCGACCTGGACACCGACCCGCGGCTGTCGGCGGGAGTTCGCGTCGTCGCCGGTGAGCCCCGGGTGCGCTACCTGCACACCGAGCCCGGCGCGGCAACCGACGTGATCGCGGCCTGGACCGAACTGCTCGACGGCAAGGCCGAGGTGCTGAGCCGCGACAACGCCGTCGCCGCGGGGCTTTTCGGCCCGGTGCTCCCCCGGCACCTGGCCCGCATCGGCGACGTCGTGGTCATCTGCAGCGGCGACACCGCGGTGCTGGCCGGCCGTCGCGAACCGCCCGAAGTCGCGCAGCTCGTCGGCCTGCACGGCGGCCCGACGCCAGCCGAGATGGCGATCCCGCTGATCAGTTTTCACGGCTGA
- a CDS encoding heavy metal translocating P-type ATPase, whose amino-acid sequence MAVPTTALHRPELSPPTAPARRTKLFALPEMRWAAASLALFLAGLAAQVSGAPQDVWWALYLACYATGGWEPGLAGLQALRVRALDVDLLMVAAAIGAAAIGQITDGALLIVIFATSGALEALATARTEDSVRGLLDLAPETGTRVVDDGTEHSVPAVELEIGDVIVVRPGERIAADATVVSGASEVDQATITGEPLPVNKRSDDEVFAGTLNGTGVLRLRVDRRAEDSVVARIASLVEQASQTKARAQLFIEKVEQRYSIGMVAVTIAVFVIPLLFGDHLQPALLRAMTFMIVASPCAVVLATMPPLLAAIANAGRHGVLIKSAVVMEEMGATTQLAFDKTGTLTRGSPELAEVHVLDAGFSEDEVLRLAAAAEHPSEHPLAAAIVGAAGERDVRWSAVSDFTAHPGRGVSARVDGRVIDVSSPDEFECAPVGELQARGYTAVVVACDAKPIGVLAITDQLRGEAGAAVAMSTRITGAAPILMTGDNRLVAEQLAAQVGIYEVHAGLLPDDKVRIVRDAQAAGRKVAVVGDGINDAPALAAADTGIAMGGAGSDLTLQTADAVVIRDDLTTIPTAINLSRRARRVVAANLVIASTFIGVLVVWDLVGTLPLPLGVAGHEGSTVIVGLNGLRLLRRSAWRRADTLSREN is encoded by the coding sequence ATGGCTGTGCCGACAACGGCACTTCACCGCCCGGAGCTCTCCCCGCCGACGGCACCGGCCCGGCGCACCAAACTGTTCGCGCTGCCGGAGATGCGCTGGGCAGCAGCGTCTTTGGCGCTGTTTCTGGCGGGCCTGGCCGCACAGGTTTCCGGCGCGCCGCAAGACGTGTGGTGGGCGCTGTACCTGGCCTGCTACGCGACCGGCGGCTGGGAACCGGGCCTGGCCGGGCTGCAGGCGTTGCGGGTCAGGGCCCTCGACGTCGACCTGTTGATGGTCGCGGCCGCAATCGGCGCCGCGGCGATCGGGCAGATCACCGACGGCGCGCTGCTGATCGTCATTTTTGCCACCTCCGGGGCGCTCGAGGCGCTCGCCACGGCGCGGACTGAAGACTCGGTGCGCGGGCTGCTCGATCTCGCGCCCGAGACGGGAACCCGAGTGGTTGACGACGGCACCGAGCACAGCGTCCCGGCCGTCGAACTCGAGATCGGTGATGTCATTGTGGTGCGCCCGGGCGAGCGGATCGCTGCCGATGCCACGGTCGTGTCAGGCGCGAGTGAGGTCGACCAGGCCACCATCACCGGTGAGCCGCTGCCGGTGAACAAACGTTCCGACGACGAGGTGTTCGCCGGAACGCTCAACGGCACCGGCGTACTACGCCTGCGCGTCGACCGGCGGGCCGAAGATTCCGTCGTCGCACGCATCGCGTCGCTGGTCGAACAGGCCAGCCAGACCAAGGCCCGCGCCCAGCTGTTCATCGAGAAAGTCGAACAGCGTTACTCGATCGGCATGGTCGCGGTCACCATCGCGGTCTTCGTCATCCCGTTGCTGTTCGGAGATCACTTGCAGCCGGCCCTGTTACGGGCGATGACCTTCATGATCGTCGCCTCGCCGTGCGCGGTGGTGCTGGCCACCATGCCGCCGCTGCTGGCCGCGATCGCCAACGCCGGCCGCCACGGCGTGCTGATCAAATCCGCCGTGGTGATGGAAGAGATGGGCGCTACCACCCAGCTCGCTTTCGACAAGACTGGGACACTGACTCGCGGCTCGCCGGAACTGGCCGAGGTGCACGTCCTCGATGCCGGCTTCAGCGAGGACGAGGTGCTGCGGTTGGCCGCGGCCGCCGAGCATCCCAGTGAACATCCGCTGGCCGCCGCGATCGTCGGCGCCGCCGGTGAACGTGATGTGCGATGGTCCGCGGTCAGCGACTTCACGGCGCACCCGGGACGTGGCGTCAGCGCCCGAGTGGACGGCCGCGTGATCGACGTCAGTTCTCCGGACGAGTTCGAGTGTGCACCGGTGGGTGAGCTGCAGGCCCGAGGCTACACCGCGGTGGTCGTAGCGTGTGACGCGAAACCGATTGGTGTGCTGGCGATTACCGATCAGTTGCGGGGCGAGGCCGGTGCCGCGGTCGCGATGTCGACCCGCATCACGGGTGCCGCGCCGATCCTGATGACCGGCGACAACCGCCTCGTCGCTGAGCAACTCGCCGCTCAGGTCGGCATCTACGAGGTGCACGCCGGACTGCTGCCGGACGACAAGGTGCGCATCGTCCGCGACGCTCAGGCCGCGGGACGCAAGGTCGCGGTGGTCGGCGACGGCATCAATGACGCGCCGGCCCTGGCCGCTGCGGACACCGGAATTGCCATGGGCGGGGCGGGATCCGACCTCACGCTGCAGACCGCCGACGCCGTCGTCATCCGCGACGACCTCACGACCATTCCCACCGCGATCAACCTGTCCCGCCGGGCCCGCCGGGTGGTGGCGGCCAACCTTGTCATCGCTTCGACGTTCATTGGCGTACTCGTCGTGTGGGATCTGGTCGGCACCTTGCCGTTACCGCTCGGCGTCGCCGGTCACGAGGGGTCGACGGTCATCGTCGGACTGAACGGGTTGCGCCTACTGCGCCGCTCGGCATGGCGCAGGGCGGACACCCTCAGCCGTGAAAACTGA